A single bacterium DNA region contains:
- the mnmA gene encoding tRNA 2-thiouridine(34) synthase MnmA produces MARVAVAMSGGVDSAVAAALLAGEGHEVVGFTMNLWPEWVPPADDGPGCCGLGAIDDARGVARTLGIPHYVLNLREAFERAVIREFAGEYARGRTPNPCIACNRAIKFALLLGKVRALGMEQLATGHYARLERGPDGGVRLLRAADRRKDQSYVLACLTRRQLDQVRFPVGGYTKPEIRAMAGRHGLRVADKADSQEICFVPRGDHGEVVARYAPQAVRPGPIYDGRGRQVGEHRGVARYTVGQRRGLGAAAQHPRYVVAIDAARNTLRVGDADEVRCEELVAADANWIAIDELQEARAVTARIRHGGADLSAVIAPAGPGRVRVRFREPARAAAPGQAIAFYDGDLVVGGGVIDEVRSEVRSADAGDR; encoded by the coding sequence ATGGCGCGCGTCGCGGTGGCCATGAGCGGGGGCGTCGACAGCGCGGTGGCGGCGGCGCTGCTGGCGGGGGAGGGCCACGAAGTGGTCGGCTTCACCATGAACCTGTGGCCGGAATGGGTGCCCCCGGCCGACGACGGCCCCGGGTGTTGCGGGCTCGGCGCGATCGACGACGCCCGCGGCGTGGCGCGGACGCTCGGCATCCCGCACTACGTGCTCAACCTGCGCGAGGCGTTCGAGCGGGCGGTGATCCGTGAGTTCGCGGGCGAGTACGCGCGCGGCCGCACCCCCAACCCCTGCATCGCCTGCAACCGCGCCATCAAGTTCGCGCTGCTGCTCGGGAAGGTCCGCGCCCTCGGCATGGAGCAGCTCGCCACCGGCCACTACGCCCGGCTCGAGCGCGGTCCGGACGGCGGCGTCCGGCTGCTCCGCGCGGCCGACCGGCGCAAGGACCAGTCGTACGTCTTGGCCTGCCTCACCCGGCGCCAGCTGGACCAGGTGCGCTTCCCCGTCGGCGGCTACACGAAGCCCGAGATCCGCGCCATGGCCGGGCGGCACGGCCTGCGGGTGGCCGACAAAGCCGACAGTCAGGAGATCTGCTTTGTTCCCCGCGGCGATCACGGCGAGGTCGTCGCGCGATACGCGCCACAGGCGGTTCGGCCCGGGCCGATCTATGACGGCCGCGGGCGGCAGGTCGGGGAGCACCGCGGCGTGGCCCGCTACACCGTGGGACAACGGCGCGGACTTGGCGCGGCCGCGCAGCACCCCCGGTACGTCGTCGCGATCGACGCGGCGCGAAACACCCTGCGGGTCGGCGACGCGGACGAGGTGCGCTGCGAGGAACTGGTGGCCGCGGACGCCAATTGGATCGCGATCGACGAGCTGCAGGAGGCGCGCGCGGTGACGGCCCGCATCCGACACGGCGGCGCGGATCTCTCCGCGGTGATCGCGCCGGCCGGCCCCGGCCGGGTGCGCGTGCGCTTCCGCGAGCCGGCGCGGGCGGCGGC